From Syntrophus gentianae:
TTCCAAACCGAGGCTTTAAAAACGGAGCCTCGGTTCCGGCCATGTCTATCCGGATAATCTGAGCGAAGGCGACAGGTGTAAACATGCACAAAGAAGAGAAAATTATCGATTTGATTCTGACCATGATCGAACAGAGCAACGATCGGATGAAACGGCTTAATCAAAAAGACCAGGATGGCTATGGTCCTGAAATAGAGTATATCAAGCTCGAACAGAAAGAATTCGAAATGCAGATCAAACTCTTGGAACGCGTGGTTAAAGACTTCAAGCGCGGCAAAGGCATTATTGAGATTGATCCTGAAAGCCTGAGGGTTGCGGAATAACGTTCGATTTGGGGACAGGGCGACCTCTCCCATCGGATCAAGGCGGATGAAAGTCCGCATTGAATCAACGGAAATGAATTTTCCGCCCCGGTTATTCTTCAGTTGATATTCGAAGCATTTTCCGTTAGGTAACATCGTCATATAAGTGTGAACAGGAAACGGAAGACGGTGAGAATCCGTCGCGGACGCGCCACTGTAACTGACAAATCAACCGGCTGAAACCACTGCCTTGTTTAAAGGTGGGAAGGTTAGGCGCCTGAGGGTCAGAAGCCAGGAGACGACCTGATCGCATGGGGCACGGCTGTCTCGCGAATAGGCAGTAATGCGATAAGGCGTTTATCCTGCAAAGGTTTTTCCCTCTCAGGATAGGTGCTGTTCGTACGGCATATTTTTAAAGACAGGTCGTTGCTCCTTCAACAATAAAATTGCTGAAAGGAGTAGCACAATGAAGACGCATGTTTTGGGTTTCCCGCGCATCGGAGCCCGCCGCGAACTGAAGAAGGCCCTGGAGGATTACTGGGCAGGGTCCTTATCTCCCCAAGATCTCATCTCGGTTTCCAATTCCCTTAAAGAGCGTCATTGGAAGATTCAAAAGGACAGCGGTCTTTCCTATGTCGCCACCGGCGATTTTTCCCTCTATGATCATGTCCTGGACACCTCCGTGATGCTTGGCGCCGTTCCGGAACGTTACGGCGCGAAGGCTTCGGGCATTGGGCCGGACACCTATTTCCAGATGGCCCGGGGCGATGTGGGCGGCAATATCGCTGCCATGGAGATGACCAAGTGGTTCAATACCAACTACCACTATCTTGTCCCGGAGATTTCGCCTGCTCAGCGTTTTTCTCTCTCTTCCCCGGCGATTGTGAAGGATACCCGCAGGGCCATCGAACTGGGATATCTTCCCAAACCGGTCCTTGTCGGGCCCATTACCTACCTGTCTCTCGCAAAAGGTGAAGGATCTTTCAATGTTTGGGAGCGGATAGAGGACATCACGGATGTCTATGCCGAAGTGATCGCTGAACTCTCAACCCTCTGTGACTGGATCCAGATAGACGAACCCGTCCTCTGCGGCGACCTGGCGCCTGAGGCCCCCTGGCGGTTTCTGGAAACCTATGTCAAGCTGAACCAGGCCGTCGGGAAGGCCGGCCTCCTGCTGACCACCTACTTTGATTCCCTGGATGAACATCTTGATCTCGCCTTGTCCTCCGGGTGTGCCGGATTGCATATCGATCTGACCTGCGGCAGAAATGACCCGTATGACAGGATCGTGGAACGGCTTCCGGAAGATATGTCCCTCTCCGTCGGACTGGTCGATGGCCGCAACATCTGGAAGACGGATATGACAAAGGCCCTGTCGGTTCTTCGTGACATCGAGAAGCGCATCGGGCCGGATCGCCTTCTGATCGCCTCCAGCTGCTCCCCGATGCATTCCCCTGTTGATCTGAATCTGGAAACGAAACTGAAACCGGAAATCCGGAGTTGGATGGCCTTTGCCGTGCAGAAATGCGAGGAGGTGTGCCTGCTGGGGGATGCGCTCTCCGGCAAAAACCGGGACGAGACTCTCAGGGCGAACGCGGAGGTGCTGGAATCGCGCCTGAGTAGTCCCCTGGCAAAAAATGAAGCGATTCGAGAACGATGTGCCGGCATCAGCGAGGATATGCTGCATCGTAAAA
This genomic window contains:
- the metE gene encoding 5-methyltetrahydropteroyltriglutamate--homocysteine S-methyltransferase, which produces MKTHVLGFPRIGARRELKKALEDYWAGSLSPQDLISVSNSLKERHWKIQKDSGLSYVATGDFSLYDHVLDTSVMLGAVPERYGAKASGIGPDTYFQMARGDVGGNIAAMEMTKWFNTNYHYLVPEISPAQRFSLSSPAIVKDTRRAIELGYLPKPVLVGPITYLSLAKGEGSFNVWERIEDITDVYAEVIAELSTLCDWIQIDEPVLCGDLAPEAPWRFLETYVKLNQAVGKAGLLLTTYFDSLDEHLDLALSSGCAGLHIDLTCGRNDPYDRIVERLPEDMSLSVGLVDGRNIWKTDMTKALSVLRDIEKRIGPDRLLIASSCSPMHSPVDLNLETKLKPEIRSWMAFAVQKCEEVCLLGDALSGKNRDETLRANAEVLESRLSSPLAKNEAIRERCAGISEDMLHRKSPYRERKKAQSWLDLPIFPTTTIGSFPQTPEIRKNRLLFKRGELSRDGYKFFIEKEIHKVVKIQEELGLDVLVHGEPERNDMVEYFGERMGGFCFTDNGWVQSYGSRCVKPPVIYGDVFRRAPMTVREFSFAQSLTSKPMKGMLTGPVTVLCWSFVRDDLDRSEVCRQIAFALRDEVLDLERSGAKIIQIDEPALREGLPLKGRDAEAYLRWAVEAFRITSSGVDDETQIHTHMCYSEFNAIIQSIAEMDADVISIESSRSRMELLDVFRVFEYPNEIGPGVYDIHSPRVPTEAEIMKLIQRAAEYIPKERLWINPDCGLKTRGWEETLKSLKNMVAAAKAMRIGHQDF